The region TCCACAAGCTGGGATGCACGATGCCGATAAAGTGGGTGTGCTGGGTTTTTCTGCCGGTGGACATCTGGCATCGACCGCTGCCACCCAGTTTGATCTGGGGCTATTGGATTCATCGGATACGATTGACCGGTTAAGTTCACGGCCTGATTTTGCGATTCTGTGCTATCCCGTCATTTCCATGGAACAGGGCGTGACTCATGCCGGTTCGCGAAGAAATCTCCTGGGCGAAACTCCTGCCGATGAAGATGTGCTCCGGATGTCCAACGACTTGCGCGTCACTTCACAGACACCACCGACCTTCCTCTGGCATACTCAAGAGGATGCAGCAGTTCTTCCTGAAAACAGCCTGCGATTCTACTCCGCGATGGTGAAACACCGCGTTCCTGGCGAACTTCACATTTTCCAGAAAGGCCGCCATGGGATTGGCCTCGGGAAGGGGCAGGGAACCGCTGCCGCTTGGCCAGAACTTTGCGCCAACTGGCTGAATTCATTGGGAATGCTCAAAAAGTGATTGCCGCATTCACCATCTTTGCCTCGAACACGTTCGAGGCAAAGCAATCTCACTCAGCAGAAATCATATTCTGACAGTGGACTGACGAAAATGCTTTGTCAGTCCACTGTTTCATTTCACTTTTACTGAAGCGGTTGTTCTGGATCGATGTTCAAAGCCACGGCACTGTAAGCCAGCAGGCTATCCCTATGTGCAGCCACATCATGGATCCTGAGAAAATCGACTCCCAATTGTGCCAGAGCCAGACTGACACCTAACGTTCCGTATTCTCTTTCGTTGACATCACGCCCGGTAAGTTGCTTAAGAAACCTTTTCCGAGAATGACCAACGAGCAACGGTCGCCCCAGTTTTTGAAAGTGCGGTATGGCTCGCAATAGCGAGAGATTATGTGCCGCCGTTTTGCCAAACCCGATTCCGGGGTCAAGACAGATCGATTCGGCTGAAATCCCGCCGTCGATTAACTGGTTGATTCTTCGCTCAAAAAAATCAAACACCTCCTGCACAACATCTGTGTAGACCGGATTGTGCTGCATGGTTTGCGGAGTGCCTTGAATGTGATTGATGATCACGCCGGCCTTGTAGTCGCGAGCGACGGCCACCATCTCCACATCAAACGTTAACCCGGAAATATCGTTGATGATATTGGCACCAACCTCCAGGGCTTTCCTGGCCACCTGAGCTTTGGTCGTATCAACGGAAATTGCTTGCCGGGAATGCTTTCGGACTTCGCGAATCACAGGAATGACGCGTCTGATCTCCTCGTCCGCGGCGACGGGTAATGAACCGGGGCGTGTCGATTCGCCACCGATATCCAGTATCTCCGCACCATGACTGGCGAGATCAAGAGCCTGCTGAACAGCAGCGTCTGTCGAGAAAAACGCTCCTCCATCAGAAAAACTGTCGGGAGTGACATTCACAATTCCCATCAGTCGAGGCTGACGACTTTTCTCGAAGGTGTGCTCGCAACAACACCATCGCACGTCAGAAGAAGTGTACATATCCATCGTCCTCACGATTTAGGCGGGCGTGAGAGGGCCATCAACTCTCAGCACACATCTTATCATAACAGCCTATTTTCCAAAGACTTACGATATTCTCTGACAAATAACAAATCATCTCGGAAGATCGTTTCTCTGGCCCCACTGCTCTCCACAATAAAATTGTCATCAACGGCACGACAATATCATCCCAGACAATGTGTACCTCCCATTCATCCTAAACGTGTTTTTCGGTTCATTTCATTTGACATCCGTATCCTTCCCGCTATCCTGCTTTGGCGTAACCGGAAGAGTTATCCAAAGTTACTCAATGTCAAAATGTTTCGCTCGAAAAGTCATTGATTGGCAGATTTTGCTGATCGACGAGCGAGTCACCAGGGGGGTCGGGGCTGTCTGCACCGACAAATCTCGTTCAACGTCTGAGGAGGTCTGTGAAGATGGCTGGTATGTTCAAGTCTATGGCGGCTGCTGCCGTCGCTGTTGTCCTGTGTTGTGCAAGCGCTGCCGACGCCGGTCTGTTCCGTCGTTCAAGCGATTGCTGTGCTCCAGCTCCTAGCTGCGCCGCACCTGCACCAAGCTGTGCAGCTCCTGTTGCCTGTGCACCTAGCTGCGCTGCTCCAGTTGCTTGTGCTCCTGCTTGCGAACCAACCCCTTGCTGCAAAGTGAAGAAGGTTCGTTGCAAGAAGAAGCGTTCCAGCTGCTGCCCAAGCGAATGTGCACCAAGCTGTGCAGCTCCTAGCTGCGCCGCTCCAGTCGCCTGTGCTCCTACATGTGCCGCTCCTGCTCCAGCTGCTTGTGCACCAGCACCAGTCGCTTGTGCTCCAGCTGCTCCAACATGTGCTGCACCAGCTCCTGCCGCCTGTGCACCAGCTCCATGTGCTCCAACATGTGCAGCTCCTGCTGTTGCATGTGCACCTGCCGCTGCTCCATGTGCTCCAGTAGCACCATGTGCCCCAGTGGCTCCATGTGCTCCAACATGTGCTGCACCAGCAGCACCTGTCGAAGCTGCTCCAGCCGCCCCTGTTGCTCCAGCTCCTCCAGCCGAAGCACCAGCACCAGCTGCTAACTAAATTTGTGCTGGTTGGTTGATCTGCAAAGATCGCCAATTCACATGAATTCGTAATCGAGTGGGGAGTCTCAATGGCTCCCCACTCTTTTTTTATGCCAGCAACGACCCCGAAGCATGAGACGCAACGACGTGTGTTGCGGCAGTGAATGACGAATCTCAGTTCAGTTTCACTGTTGAAAACGAACAAGATCTGATTGCCCAAAGCAGCGTCAAGTTCGGCCCACAATACTCTCGATCAGATGAGAGCGAGTCTGTTGGATAACTCACT is a window of Planctopirus limnophila DSM 3776 DNA encoding:
- the folP gene encoding dihydropteroate synthase: MYTSSDVRWCCCEHTFEKSRQPRLMGIVNVTPDSFSDGGAFFSTDAAVQQALDLASHGAEILDIGGESTRPGSLPVAADEEIRRVIPVIREVRKHSRQAISVDTTKAQVARKALEVGANIINDISGLTFDVEMVAVARDYKAGVIINHIQGTPQTMQHNPVYTDVVQEVFDFFERRINQLIDGGISAESICLDPGIGFGKTAAHNLSLLRAIPHFQKLGRPLLVGHSRKRFLKQLTGRDVNEREYGTLGVSLALAQLGVDFLRIHDVAAHRDSLLAYSAVALNIDPEQPLQ
- a CDS encoding alpha/beta hydrolase, which encodes MTQFQPGILAFIKSNVTLALLIGSLILSPISVMAGGIDDQPRIILWPDGAPEAKAGAPADIPYLSIYKADPSKATRCAIVVCPGGGYGGLAKSHEGHEIGQWLNELGISAYVLTYRHAPAYKDPVPRLDVQRAIRLVRSLHSPQAGMHDADKVGVLGFSAGGHLASTAATQFDLGLLDSSDTIDRLSSRPDFAILCYPVISMEQGVTHAGSRRNLLGETPADEDVLRMSNDLRVTSQTPPTFLWHTQEDAAVLPENSLRFYSAMVKHRVPGELHIFQKGRHGIGLGKGQGTAAAWPELCANWLNSLGMLKK